A window of the Desulfobacula toluolica Tol2 genome harbors these coding sequences:
- a CDS encoding NAD(P)/FAD-dependent oxidoreductase produces the protein MKIAIIGMGPAGTGVVSTLRRHDSDAEITMFSAENVPPYSPPALGDYLITGNKEGLFRHEDDFFKTYNVKQRPGEKIVQVMPEEKQLKTQNNEIFDFDHLVIASGSSLYAPVKGADKKGIYNFKTLDGADQIKRISQEDKTAVVLGGGFIGVEIALCLAKIGIKPTLLNRRGWIMPRLLDVETAGYVEKDLRAQGVEVLLNTEGKEFVGNESVDGLLTSNGKTLTADIYIAATGVKPNIDFIKDTDIEYDQGIVVDEKLRTRYPYIYACGDVAQTIDLLSGKRKIHGLYPVAMDHAQTAACNILGMEREYERPININSLKELGFKIIVVGNQKAEEVFEYKTENILRKIYITADKIVGFVLLGDISNAGIYLSLLKKKTNVAKFKHRLLSKGFSPGFLPGMVGVN, from the coding sequence ATGAAAATAGCAATCATAGGAATGGGGCCCGCAGGAACAGGCGTTGTCAGTACCCTGAGGCGGCATGACTCAGATGCCGAAATTACAATGTTTTCAGCGGAAAATGTTCCCCCTTATTCTCCCCCGGCACTTGGCGACTATTTGATTACCGGAAACAAGGAAGGCTTGTTCCGGCATGAGGATGATTTTTTTAAAACATACAATGTCAAGCAAAGGCCCGGGGAAAAAATCGTTCAGGTCATGCCGGAAGAAAAACAACTTAAAACGCAAAACAATGAGATTTTTGATTTTGATCACCTGGTTATCGCTTCCGGGTCTTCGTTATACGCCCCGGTCAAGGGAGCGGATAAAAAGGGGATTTATAATTTCAAAACTTTGGACGGAGCTGATCAAATAAAAAGAATCTCCCAAGAGGATAAAACCGCTGTTGTCCTGGGCGGAGGATTTATCGGAGTTGAGATCGCCTTGTGTTTGGCTAAAATCGGAATCAAGCCCACCCTGCTGAACAGGCGAGGTTGGATCATGCCCCGTTTGCTGGATGTTGAAACCGCCGGATATGTTGAAAAAGATCTTAGGGCACAGGGGGTTGAGGTTTTGTTGAATACCGAGGGCAAGGAGTTTGTAGGCAACGAATCCGTGGACGGCCTTTTAACATCCAATGGGAAAACATTAACTGCTGATATTTACATTGCAGCCACCGGGGTCAAGCCAAATATCGATTTTATCAAAGATACTGATATTGAGTATGATCAGGGGATTGTTGTGGATGAAAAATTGCGGACCCGATACCCTTATATCTATGCCTGCGGGGATGTTGCCCAAACCATTGATCTTCTTTCCGGGAAAAGAAAAATACATGGCCTGTACCCTGTTGCAATGGATCATGCACAAACAGCGGCCTGCAATATATTGGGAATGGAACGTGAATATGAACGGCCCATAAACATTAATTCTTTAAAAGAACTGGGGTTCAAAATTATTGTCGTCGGAAACCAGAAAGCAGAAGAGGTTTTTGAATATAAAACCGAAAATATCTTGCGCAAAATATATATAACAGCAGATAAAATAGTCGGGTTTGTGTTGCTGGGGGATATCTCCAATGCAGGTATCTATTTGTCGCTGTTGAAGAAAAAAACCAATGTTGCAAAGTTTAAACACCGGCTTTTATCAAAAGGATTCTCACCTGGATTCCTGCCAGGCATGGTTGGTGTGAATTAA
- a CDS encoding GGDEF domain-containing protein has translation MSKSMRQKHFLTLLIIDIDDFKKINDCYGHQQGDRILREVADVIQFNVREIDVCARYGGEEFAVVLPYADRRIGGMIAERLRKSISQIKGNFHGTTGITKVTVSIGVAVGPHDILDIHGLIHKADMAMYQAKKDGKNRISYSNVH, from the coding sequence CTGTCCAAATCCATGCGACAAAAACATTTTTTAACCCTGTTGATAATTGATATCGACGATTTTAAAAAAATCAATGACTGCTACGGCCATCAGCAGGGAGATCGAATATTACGTGAAGTCGCCGACGTCATCCAGTTCAATGTCAGGGAGATTGATGTCTGTGCAAGGTATGGCGGAGAAGAATTCGCAGTTGTCCTGCCATATGCAGACAGACGCATAGGTGGTATGATTGCAGAAAGGCTCAGGAAAAGCATCTCACAGATTAAAGGAAATTTCCATGGAACAACCGGTATCACAAAGGTTACGGTGAGCATCGGGGTAGCGGTCGGCCCCCATGATATCCTTGATATTCATGGCCTCATTCACAAAGCCGACATGGCCATGTATCAGGCTAAAAAAGATGGAAAAAACAGGATTTCATACAGCAACGTGCATTAA
- a CDS encoding diadenylate cyclase encodes MEPLFYLFSGFRWQDALDILLNSYVLFRLYVLFRGTNVIRALLTICVLWVAGQAAVSLGLIITNWAMQGIITVAALVIIIVFRNEISSVFQTKDLKSFLWGIPRHQFHTPLNIIADSVWALAQKKIGALIVLPLKQGLASVVQGGISLDGKLSQELLVSAFWPDNPIHDGAIVIQGDRIISAGVILPLSKRKDLPSFFGTRHRAASGLTELTDALVIVVSEERGKVTLFKENQVYDIRNRLALEKLLQDHAGDDSTKKGVRHQTIELITAGLISLFCITGIWLSFSRGMETLATHEIPVEFINPDQKMEIISSSASNIKLLISGAKPLINAIKPEQINIKLNLSQSVVGVNKLSVTKANILLPPGIRLKKIEPSELDITLDTLIKKELPIQPNWMGKLPMGVVMKEAKAIPKTVRVIGGSLALKDISTIFTKQISLDNLTESGTATVDLVLNPASLKLENKNKIQIHYLISKKPVL; translated from the coding sequence ATGGAACCTCTTTTTTATCTGTTCTCCGGGTTTCGCTGGCAGGATGCATTAGACATCCTGTTAAACAGCTATGTTTTATTTCGGCTTTATGTGCTTTTCAGAGGAACCAATGTTATCAGGGCTCTGCTGACTATTTGTGTTCTCTGGGTGGCAGGTCAAGCCGCTGTCTCCCTTGGTCTGATCATAACAAACTGGGCCATGCAGGGTATTATCACCGTGGCCGCTTTGGTTATCATCATTGTTTTTCGAAATGAAATATCCAGCGTTTTTCAGACCAAAGACCTGAAATCATTTTTATGGGGAATCCCCCGGCATCAATTTCATACCCCTTTGAACATAATTGCCGACAGTGTCTGGGCACTGGCCCAAAAAAAAATCGGGGCCCTGATCGTGCTGCCCTTAAAGCAAGGGCTTGCCAGTGTTGTTCAAGGAGGAATTTCCCTGGATGGCAAGCTGTCGCAGGAACTGCTGGTGAGTGCTTTCTGGCCTGACAATCCGATACACGACGGAGCCATTGTCATACAAGGGGACCGGATCATCAGTGCAGGTGTGATACTTCCATTGTCAAAAAGAAAAGATCTGCCCTCTTTTTTCGGAACCCGGCACAGGGCTGCATCCGGTTTAACAGAACTTACGGATGCCCTGGTTATAGTTGTGTCTGAAGAACGGGGCAAGGTAACATTGTTCAAAGAAAATCAAGTCTATGATATCCGCAATCGTCTGGCGCTTGAAAAATTGCTTCAGGATCATGCAGGAGATGATTCAACAAAAAAAGGTGTCCGGCATCAGACCATAGAACTGATTACAGCCGGATTAATAAGTCTTTTCTGCATTACCGGAATATGGCTCAGCTTTTCAAGAGGAATGGAAACCCTTGCCACACATGAAATCCCGGTTGAATTTATAAATCCGGATCAGAAAATGGAAATTATCTCTTCTTCTGCATCCAATATTAAGCTTTTGATCAGTGGTGCAAAACCTTTAATCAATGCCATCAAGCCTGAACAGATTAATATCAAACTGAACCTGTCCCAGTCTGTGGTAGGGGTTAACAAGCTGTCCGTCACCAAGGCAAACATACTGCTTCCGCCGGGGATAAGGCTGAAAAAAATAGAGCCGTCAGAACTGGATATAACTCTGGATACCCTGATTAAAAAAGAACTTCCCATACAGCCGAACTGGATGGGAAAATTGCCTATGGGTGTTGTCATGAAAGAGGCAAAGGCAATACCTAAAACCGTTCGGGTAATCGGCGGGAGTCTTGCTTTAAAAGATATTTCCACCATTTTCACAAAACAAATATCATTGGACAATCTCACTGAATCCGGTACTGCTACTGTCGATCTGGTCCTGAACCCTGCATCACTTAAGCTGGAAAACAAAAATAAAATTCAAATTCATTATCTTATCTCAAAGAAGCCGGTTTTATAA
- the rlmN gene encoding 23S rRNA (adenine(2503)-C(2))-methyltransferase RlmN produces the protein MQILDLTLDQLTGRLNQTFGKGRFHATALYREIFKSGNPNFFESKEFTSSPAFTRQLKHKINLTPGQVVETFKENNLTKFITKLSDGEKIESVIIPMTNHQTLCVSSQVGCKMGCRFCETGRMGFKRNLKIFEITGQLFNARFTLKEKIKNIVFMGMGEPFDNFDPVIQAIRIMNEQKGFDIALRHITVSTSGLINGIEKLAGMDMPGLRLAISINAADDKTRSWLMPVNKTIPLISLKKALQSFPLTKRGCFLFEYILIKGLNDSQKDAIRLADYIKPLPVRLNLIPCNPVNGFNYESPCDADMHKFAQTLTNKGIFVIKRWTRGQSVAAGCGQLGQKC, from the coding sequence ATGCAAATTTTAGACCTTACACTGGATCAGTTGACCGGCAGATTGAATCAGACCTTCGGCAAAGGACGCTTTCATGCCACAGCCCTCTACCGGGAAATTTTTAAATCCGGAAACCCTAATTTTTTTGAGTCAAAAGAGTTTACCTCCTCTCCCGCCTTTACAAGACAACTTAAACACAAGATAAACCTCACACCCGGACAGGTTGTTGAAACCTTTAAGGAAAACAATCTGACCAAATTTATCACAAAGCTTTCAGATGGAGAAAAAATAGAATCCGTAATTATTCCCATGACAAATCATCAGACTCTTTGTGTTTCCAGTCAGGTGGGGTGTAAAATGGGATGCCGGTTTTGCGAAACCGGCAGAATGGGCTTTAAAAGAAATCTTAAGATTTTTGAGATTACAGGCCAGTTGTTCAATGCAAGATTCACCTTAAAAGAGAAAATAAAAAATATTGTTTTTATGGGCATGGGCGAGCCTTTTGACAATTTTGACCCTGTAATACAGGCGATTCGAATAATGAATGAACAAAAAGGCTTTGACATTGCCCTGCGCCATATCACCGTATCCACATCCGGCCTGATAAACGGCATTGAAAAGCTTGCCGGCATGGATATGCCGGGCTTACGACTTGCAATATCCATCAATGCCGCTGATGATAAAACCCGCTCCTGGTTGATGCCGGTCAATAAAACCATACCCCTGATCTCCCTTAAAAAGGCGTTACAATCATTTCCACTGACCAAAAGAGGGTGTTTTCTATTTGAATATATTTTAATTAAAGGTTTAAATGATTCTCAAAAGGATGCTATAAGATTGGCTGATTATATTAAACCTTTGCCTGTAAGATTGAACCTCATTCCCTGTAATCCTGTAAACGGGTTTAATTATGAATCACCTTGTGACGCGGATATGCACAAATTTGCTCAAACCTTGACAAACAAGGGTATATTTGTGATTAAACGATGGACCAGAGGTCAATCCGTTGCAGCAGGTTGCGGGCAATTGGGGCAAAAATGTTAA
- a CDS encoding diguanylate cyclase: MKEQLIKNYEQETHAPFVDSLTGLFNHGIFQILLQEEIKRSRRYGDTFTLALINIDSFSLYNKRNNPAIGDHLLQKVTKFIKKNLRNPDVAARYSGDEFAIILPKSNLSGAHIALDRIRVSVEKHTHGTLTLSAGLASFPREASNRETLILKAQEALLQAKIMGKNKVCFLKKERIHGPEQKFKILIVDDDSRNVKLMGAVLTPFNHEIFKVYNGEEALSLMKRIDMDLVLLDIMMPHMDGYEVCRRLKKSEDTRLVPIIMLTALDDTQSRIKGIEAGADDFITKPPNRVELTARINSLLRVNQLNKKLISIENILISMANAVEAKDAYTQGHTQRVADMSVALGKKMGLSAMEIDALRLSGILHDIGKIGVPREILNKPGRLNSDEWKSIKRHPAEGYRICLPLKKTLGPALEAIRHHHEKIDGSGYPDGIKGDDISILARIIAIVDIFDALNTDRPYRKGMSREKTFKILREEANKGKLDKKIVEHLIEMIDMMTHKIKR; encoded by the coding sequence ATGAAAGAACAGCTTATAAAAAATTACGAACAAGAGACCCATGCCCCTTTTGTGGATAGTCTGACGGGTTTGTTCAATCACGGAATTTTCCAAATTTTACTGCAAGAGGAGATCAAGAGATCACGAAGATATGGAGATACCTTCACCCTGGCTTTGATCAACATAGATTCGTTCTCTTTATACAACAAACGAAACAACCCTGCCATTGGTGATCACTTGCTGCAAAAGGTGACAAAATTCATCAAGAAAAATCTCAGAAACCCTGATGTGGCTGCAAGATATTCAGGCGATGAATTTGCGATAATTCTGCCAAAATCAAACCTTTCCGGTGCCCATATAGCCTTGGACCGCATCAGGGTTTCAGTGGAAAAACATACTCACGGTACATTGACCTTAAGTGCTGGCCTTGCTTCTTTTCCAAGAGAGGCTTCAAACAGAGAAACCCTTATTTTGAAGGCCCAGGAAGCATTATTACAAGCCAAAATCATGGGTAAAAATAAAGTTTGTTTTCTGAAAAAAGAAAGAATACACGGTCCTGAACAAAAATTTAAAATTCTGATTGTAGATGATGACTCCAGAAACGTGAAATTGATGGGAGCTGTTCTTACACCATTTAATCATGAAATATTCAAGGTGTACAATGGTGAAGAGGCCCTTTCTCTGATGAAAAGAATCGACATGGATCTGGTTTTGCTGGATATCATGATGCCGCATATGGATGGTTATGAAGTCTGCCGCCGCTTGAAAAAAAGTGAGGACACACGCCTTGTTCCCATTATTATGTTGACAGCTCTGGATGATACACAGTCAAGGATCAAGGGGATTGAAGCCGGTGCAGATGACTTTATCACTAAACCGCCAAATCGTGTTGAACTGACAGCCAGAATAAATTCACTGCTCAGGGTTAATCAGCTTAACAAAAAATTAATCAGTATTGAAAACATTCTTATCTCCATGGCCAACGCCGTTGAAGCCAAGGATGCTTACACTCAGGGACACACCCAAAGGGTTGCGGATATGTCCGTGGCACTGGGTAAAAAAATGGGACTTTCGGCAATGGAAATAGACGCTCTCAGGCTCAGCGGCATCCTCCATGATATTGGAAAAATAGGGGTACCAAGAGAGATATTAAATAAACCCGGACGTCTCAACTCAGATGAATGGAAAAGTATCAAACGTCATCCTGCCGAGGGCTATCGTATATGTTTACCCCTGAAAAAAACTCTCGGCCCGGCCCTGGAAGCAATTCGACATCACCATGAAAAAATTGACGGCAGTGGATACCCTGACGGTATTAAAGGAGATGACATATCTATTTTGGCCCGTATCATAGCGATTGTTGATATCTTTGACGCCCTGAATACGGATCGACCCTACCGCAAGGGAATGTCCAGGGAGAAAACGTTCAAAATTCTTCGCGAGGAGGCGAATAAGGGAAAACTGGATAAAAAAATTGTTGAACATTTGATAGAAATGATTGATATGATGACTCATAAAATCAAAAGATAA
- a CDS encoding response regulator: MEKRTILVIEDNAFNMKLVGSLLKIGGYKIIEAWTAEEGLELIRKHVPDLILMDIQLPGMDGLTATREIQNDPKIQNIPVLALTAYAMKSDEKRVLDAGCVGYISKPLDTRTFLNTLQSHLPPGTDERKQDPRKQKTDPKLKDSGEEIFFKNRILIVDDNPLNVKLLKAKLSGDTFDTIEALSGQECLDKVKKEYPDLILLDLMMPGINGFEVTRILKKDKNTRDIPIIHVTALDSSRDKAMALEAGADEFLNKPINTKELLTRIRSLLRLKKYQEQLKTRRESESHFIPSETSDLELETICFKPTILIADTSEQDVEFLKKNLNAFCDRIIITGSGKKAVLIAESEQIDIVLLDIPLSDMDGHEVCKQLKKMDRTRNIQVITITSMADLETKIKSIELGTDDYLIKPVNELEFKARIKSFIKKKVYLDMLVSKYKNAFKSAITDQLTALYNHAFFKHYLELELGCLKNRVLAHFFCSVFGPLIRVNIVVHC, from the coding sequence ATGGAAAAAAGAACGATTCTTGTTATTGAAGATAATGCCTTCAACATGAAGCTGGTTGGTAGCCTTCTGAAAATAGGTGGTTACAAAATTATTGAAGCATGGACTGCAGAAGAGGGACTTGAGTTGATCAGAAAGCATGTTCCTGACTTGATCCTTATGGATATTCAACTGCCCGGCATGGACGGGCTTACGGCTACCAGAGAAATACAAAACGATCCAAAAATCCAGAACATTCCGGTTCTGGCTCTAACCGCCTATGCCATGAAAAGCGATGAAAAAAGAGTTCTGGATGCAGGTTGTGTGGGATATATCAGCAAACCCCTTGATACGAGGACTTTTCTAAACACGCTTCAATCACATCTGCCACCAGGTACAGATGAAAGGAAACAAGATCCCCGGAAGCAAAAAACTGATCCAAAGTTGAAGGACAGTGGTGAAGAAATTTTTTTCAAAAACAGAATACTCATTGTTGACGATAATCCTCTGAATGTGAAACTACTCAAGGCAAAGCTTTCCGGGGATACCTTTGACACCATTGAAGCCTTAAGTGGTCAAGAATGCCTGGATAAGGTCAAAAAAGAATATCCAGACCTTATTCTTTTGGATTTGATGATGCCTGGGATCAATGGCTTTGAAGTGACCCGGATATTAAAAAAAGACAAGAATACCAGAGACATTCCAATCATTCATGTAACGGCCCTGGACAGCAGTCGTGACAAGGCTATGGCCCTTGAGGCCGGGGCGGATGAGTTCTTGAACAAACCGATCAATACAAAGGAACTTTTAACCAGAATCCGTTCCCTGCTGCGGCTCAAGAAATACCAGGAACAACTCAAAACGCGCAGGGAGTCGGAATCTCACTTTATTCCCTCTGAAACATCAGACCTTGAGCTTGAAACAATATGCTTCAAGCCAACTATCCTCATCGCCGACACCAGCGAACAAGACGTGGAGTTTTTGAAAAAAAATCTCAATGCATTTTGCGACAGAATCATAATCACAGGAAGCGGTAAGAAAGCCGTACTCATTGCTGAAAGCGAGCAAATTGATATTGTGCTGCTGGATATTCCCTTGTCGGATATGGATGGGCATGAGGTCTGCAAGCAATTAAAAAAAATGGACAGGACAAGGAATATTCAGGTGATCACCATCACATCCATGGCAGATCTGGAGACCAAGATAAAAAGCATTGAACTTGGTACGGACGATTACCTGATCAAACCGGTTAATGAACTGGAATTTAAGGCACGCATCAAATCTTTTATCAAAAAAAAGGTGTATCTGGATATGCTGGTCTCCAAATATAAAAATGCCTTTAAATCAGCGATTACAGATCAATTAACCGCCCTTTACAACCATGCTTTTTTTAAACATTACCTTGAACTTGAACTGGGGTGTCTAAAAAACCGCGTATTAGCCCATTTTTTTTGCTCGGTTTTTGGGCCTCTTATTCGGGTTAATATCGTGGTACATTGTTAG
- a CDS encoding DUF2914 domain-containing protein, translating into MKYSEDMKYSGDMKIIFTGKSIKSFLFLLVLVLLSAANVSSEQSNAKMVMVQAVMCESIETFQPVNPAVVFSISQGEVFCFSKFDPVFEKTYIFHHWYKKDKLIFTMKLTLSPPKWSSFSRIQIRDEDKGPWRVEIRDINDTLLQTLRFSMAD; encoded by the coding sequence ATGAAATATAGTGAGGACATGAAATATAGTGGGGACATGAAAATAATTTTTACCGGCAAATCAATAAAATCCTTTCTGTTTTTGCTTGTTCTGGTGTTATTGTCTGCAGCAAATGTCAGTTCAGAACAATCAAATGCTAAAATGGTTATGGTTCAGGCAGTTATGTGTGAATCCATTGAAACTTTTCAACCGGTGAACCCGGCTGTGGTCTTTTCAATATCCCAGGGTGAGGTTTTTTGTTTTTCAAAATTTGATCCCGTGTTTGAAAAAACTTATATTTTTCACCACTGGTACAAAAAAGACAAGCTGATCTTCACCATGAAACTCACCCTTTCTCCACCAAAATGGTCCTCTTTCAGCAGGATACAAATCCGGGATGAAGATAAGGGACCCTGGCGCGTCGAAATACGGGATATCAATGATACCCTGTTGCAAACATTAAGATTCAGTATGGCAGACTGA
- a CDS encoding GGDEF domain-containing protein yields the protein MNYMEEKTKAGEYLRLALNYITKHNLPATPVNYAVWYEYVSGKNIKLKKAIDHSLKNAGPINNVKVEGLYQKYVVDGDRIVISNLLTKISLMLKDISNHVSETKEDLAENGKSLNELAVKINDAKNFNEIRCIVDQMLAETKGLLQSGKRLQTRMRISSEDLKQLQQELEKSQQEAQTDALTGLINRRGLEKKLEIERIRAKQNDLPFSIIMVDIDYFKRVNDTFGHLVGDSLLRGIAQILKTHLRQNDIAARYGGEEFLIILPETGIKGATTVAKKIQKTLATKEWKLRKSGETMGKITVSMGISLYRMNEPEASLIKRADDALFIAKNKGRDQIVIQKEQEEF from the coding sequence ATGAATTATATGGAAGAAAAAACCAAGGCAGGGGAATACCTGAGACTGGCATTAAATTATATTACAAAACACAATCTGCCTGCCACCCCGGTAAACTATGCGGTCTGGTACGAGTATGTATCCGGTAAAAATATAAAACTCAAAAAAGCCATTGATCACTCACTTAAAAATGCCGGCCCGATTAATAACGTCAAAGTAGAAGGCCTTTATCAAAAATATGTGGTAGATGGAGATAGGATTGTCATCAGCAATCTGTTAACCAAGATTTCTCTGATGCTCAAAGATATTTCCAACCATGTCTCCGAAACCAAGGAGGATCTTGCCGAAAACGGCAAGAGCCTGAACGAGTTAGCGGTTAAGATAAATGATGCCAAAAATTTTAATGAAATAAGATGTATTGTTGACCAGATGCTGGCTGAAACCAAAGGACTCCTCCAATCAGGCAAAAGACTTCAAACCAGGATGAGAATATCTTCTGAAGATTTAAAGCAATTGCAACAGGAATTGGAAAAATCCCAGCAGGAAGCACAGACAGACGCTTTAACCGGATTGATTAACAGGAGAGGGCTTGAAAAAAAGCTTGAGATAGAAAGAATCAGGGCCAAACAAAATGATTTGCCTTTTTCCATTATTATGGTGGATATTGATTATTTCAAACGGGTGAATGACACCTTTGGGCATCTTGTAGGAGACAGTCTTTTGAGAGGTATTGCCCAGATTCTGAAAACTCATTTGAGACAAAACGACATTGCTGCCAGATACGGGGGAGAGGAGTTTTTAATAATTTTACCTGAAACAGGAATCAAAGGTGCAACAACCGTGGCTAAAAAAATTCAAAAAACTCTGGCCACAAAGGAGTGGAAGCTCAGAAAATCCGGTGAAACCATGGGAAAAATTACGGTTTCCATGGGAATTTCCCTGTACCGGATGAATGAACCGGAAGCAAGTCTTATAAAACGGGCGGATGATGCACTTTTCATAGCTAAAAACAAAGGTCGAGATCAGATTGTTATCCAGAAAGAACAGGAAGAGTTTTAA
- a CDS encoding DMT family transporter has translation MTPRSEFSSGTTASIIVLCIIFGGNPVAIKLSLAGFGPFTNAGIRFAIAAAVVFLWAVFTRQPLKIKKNLWVSTFAVGMILTTQMSLFYFGMSKTNASHGVLIANLLPFIVLVLSHFFIPGENITPQKIIGMLMGFFGVFLILTDKEGLSSGCQTGDLIVLAAVFMWACRIIFTKRVIQDFEPFHLVIYPFIFAAPIFLAGGIFLDPNMIIRLDRTILGALLYQSVVIASLGFVAWNTLLKKHGASSLHSFIFVMPIAGVCFGWLILGEPLTVHLLSALALVTAGLLVFHLKLPATA, from the coding sequence ATGACACCCAGAAGCGAATTTTCATCCGGCACAACAGCATCCATTATTGTATTGTGCATCATATTCGGTGGCAATCCAGTGGCTATTAAACTCAGCCTGGCAGGATTCGGACCGTTTACCAATGCAGGTATTAGGTTTGCCATTGCTGCGGCAGTTGTTTTTTTGTGGGCTGTTTTTACCCGGCAACCCCTGAAAATAAAAAAAAACCTGTGGGTTTCAACCTTTGCCGTGGGAATGATTCTGACCACCCAGATGTCTTTGTTTTACTTTGGCATGAGCAAAACCAATGCCTCTCACGGTGTTCTGATCGCCAACCTTCTACCCTTTATAGTGCTTGTTTTATCCCATTTTTTTATTCCGGGGGAAAACATCACACCCCAAAAAATAATAGGTATGCTGATGGGATTTTTCGGCGTCTTTTTGATATTGACGGACAAAGAAGGGCTTTCGTCAGGTTGTCAGACAGGGGATCTGATAGTCCTGGCTGCTGTTTTCATGTGGGCCTGCCGCATCATTTTCACCAAAAGGGTGATCCAAGATTTCGAACCCTTTCACCTGGTAATCTATCCGTTCATATTTGCCGCACCGATTTTTCTGGCCGGCGGGATATTTTTAGATCCGAACATGATCATTCGCCTTGACCGGACAATACTGGGCGCTTTGTTATATCAAAGCGTTGTCATCGCCTCTCTGGGTTTTGTGGCCTGGAATACACTATTGAAAAAACACGGGGCATCTTCACTGCATTCCTTTATCTTTGTGATGCCCATTGCCGGGGTGTGTTTTGGCTGGTTGATCTTAGGAGAGCCGTTGACAGTTCACCTTCTGTCTGCGTTGGCATTGGTGACTGCCGGCTTGCTGGTTTTTCACCTCAAATTACCGGCCACAGCTTAA